A single region of the Manihot esculenta cultivar AM560-2 chromosome 12, M.esculenta_v8, whole genome shotgun sequence genome encodes:
- the LOC110628326 gene encoding probable prolyl 4-hydroxylase 9 has translation MKPKSTKQKWNFNPKLRFTYVFLSCCFFFLAGHFASTLISQDFSGAKQKARQLQSLKEEIIDLLPPGKTGDDSITVIPFQVLSWKPRALYFPNFATGEQCQSIINMAKPSLKPSTLALRKGETEENTQGIRTSSGMFISASEDETGVLDAIEEKIARATMLPRAHGEAFNVLRYEIGQKYNSHYDAFNPAEYGPQKSQRVASFLLYLSDVEEGGETMFPFENGMEIDENYDFEKCIGLQVKPRQGDALLFYSLFPNNTIDPTSLHGSCPVIKGEKWVATKWIRDQELDE, from the exons ATGAAACCTAAATCCACTAAGCAAAAATGGAATTTCAATCCGAAGCTACGCTTCACTTATGTCTTTCTTTCTTGCTGCTTCTTCTTCCTCGCTGGTCATTTTGCCTCCACTCTCATTTCTCAg GATTTCTCTGGAGCTAAGCAGAAAGCAAGGCAGCTCCAATCTCTGAAAGAGGAGATTATCGATTTGTTGCCTCCTGGAAAGACTGGAGATGATTCTATTACTGTGATCCCCTTTcag GTTTTGAGCTGGAAACCGCGTGCTCTATATTTTCCTAATTTTGCAACTGGAGAGCAATGTCAAAGCATAATTAATATGGCAAAGCCAAGCCTTAAGCCCTCTACTTTGGCTTTACGGAAGGGAGAAACAGAGGAGAACACACAAGGAATCAGAACcag CTCTGGTATGTTTATTAGTGCTTCTGAAGACGAAACTGGAGTTTTGGATGCTATTGAGGAAAAAATTGCCAGAGCCACTATGCTTCCCAGGGCCCATGGAGAG GCATTCAATGTCTTGCGCTATGAGATTGGGCAAAAGTATAATTCTCATTATGATGCATTCAATCCTGCAGAGTATGGGCCACAAAAGAGCCAAAGG GTTGCTTCTTTCTTGTTATATTTATCTGATGTAGAAGAAGGTGGGGAGACCATGTTTCCATTTGAG AATGGCATGGAAATCGATGAAAATTACGACTTCGAAAAGTGTATTGGTTTGCAAGTAAAACCACGCCAAGGGGATGCACTTCTATTCTATTCACTTTTCCCAAATAATACAATCGATCCA ACATCATTGCATGGGAGCTGTCCAGTAATCAAAGGGGAGAAATGGGTGGCTACAAAGTGGATTAGAGATCAAGAACTAGACGAATAG
- the LOC110628325 gene encoding molybdate-anion transporter, giving the protein MAVVIETSIWEPNPSLYLFIFISCFFSIVLFPHASRTNTSINKSQFQSPFDHGISSSSFQRFQRKFLLFFSLASVMEGLWSVFGELELANYGVNKEQMVTSLCVGYGASLLVGTFLGMISDLIGHKKACLIFCILHLFVGVWKRIMPHPSIWLASICLSLATSIFSFSFEAWVVVENEKQGHGQDTLSDTVWLMTFFESASLIGSQVLANWLLGSNPEKGIASSYSAATFMAMIGIMFVSKGWKETTKNAAIKDYRVSYTHIFNDKRMWLLGFAHACLQFSIAVFWILWAPTLVADGREVSLGLILPCLLGSRMLGSTVFPWLFTGPSSLRTEDCLVYAFIVLGFTLSIVAYDYQEIGVLVSLFCLFHAGVGLIIPSLARLRTMHVPNELRGGMISLSLAPANAAILFLLMQRGYYQKLENSTVIALAALGLFIAAGCVHLLKRWGKQPYQNWHKL; this is encoded by the exons ATGGCTGTGGTCATCGAAACCTCCATTTGGGAACCTAACCCCTCTCTGTATCTCTTCATTTTCATCTCTTGCTTCTTCTCCATCGTTCTCTTCCCTCACGCATCAAGAACCAACACTAGCATCAACAAATCTCAATTTCAATCTCCTTTTGATCATGGCATCTCATCTTCTTCTTTCCAACGTTTTCAGCGAAAGTTCCTCCTTTTCTTCTCTCTCGCTTCAG TCATGGAAGGGCTTTGGTCTGTGTTTGGAGAGTTGGAATTGGCTAATTATGGAGTTAATAAAGAGCAAATGGTGACTTCGCTGTGTGTTGGATATGGAGCTTCTCTTCTTGTTGGTACCTTCTTAGGGATGATCTCTGATTTAAT AGGTCacaagaaagcttgtttgatttTTTGCATCCTGCATCTCTTTGTTGGCGTATGGAAGAGGATTATGCCACATCCTAGCATCTGGTTAGCAAGTATATGTTTATCCCTTGCCACCTCGATCTTTTCTTTCAGTTTCGAGGCATGGGTAGTTGTCGAAAATGAAAAG CAAGGACATGGACAAGATACTTTGAGTGACACAGTTTGGTTAATGACTTTCTTTGAGTCAGCATCATTAATTGGAAGCCAGGTGCTTGCAAATTGGCTGTTAGGTAGTAATCCGGAAAAAGGCATTGCATCCTCTTACTCTGCAGCCACCTTTATGGCAATGATAGGTATCATGTTTGTCAGCAAGGGATGGAAAGAAACCACAAAGAATGCTGCAATTAAAGATTATAGGGTATCTTATACTCATATCTTTAATG ATAAACGGATGTGGCTGCTGGGATTTGCACACGCTTGCCTTCAGTTCTCTATTGCAGTCTTCTGGATTCTGTGGGCCCCAACATTGGTG GCTGATGGACGAGAAGTATCTCTGGGACTGATACTTCCATGCCTACTGGGATCAAGAATGCTGGGAAGCACAGTATTTCCATGGCTTTTCACTGGTCCATCATCACTTAGAACTGAGGATTGCCTAGTGTATGCATTCATTGTTCTAGGGTTCACGTTGTCAATTGTGGCTTATGATTATCAG GAAATTGGAGTGTTAGTATCACTGTTTTGCTTATTCCATGCTGGAGTAGGCCTGATCATACCTTCACTCGCAAGACTGAGGACCAT GCATGTGCCGAATGAGTTGCGTGGAGGAATGATAAGCCTTTCTCTAGCTCCTGCAAATGCAGCTATTCTGTTTTTGCTGATGCAA AGAGGCTATTATCAGAAACTTGAGAATTCAACTGTGATCGCGTTAGCTGCCCTTGGGCTTTTCATAGCAGCTGGTTGCGTGCATTTGTTGAAGCGATGGGGGAAACAGCCGTACCAGAACTGGCACAAGTTGTAG